TGGCCGAGCGCGGCCTTGCGGTGATCGTCGTCTCCTCCGACCTGCCGGAACTGATTGGCATAGCCGACCGCATCATAGTGATGCGCTCTGGTGCGATCACAGGTGAATTGTCGGGGCAGGAAATGAACGAAAAGGCGCTGATCGCGCTGGCGATGGGAGTGAAAGAATGACGCGAACCGCAGCCTCGTCCGGGTCAGGACAAGTTACCGGCTTTCTGGTGCGCAACAGTTCTGTTGTCATGCTGGTGCTTCTCATTATCGCTTCGGCGATCCTGTCGGATGCCTTCCTGTCGCGGGGTAATATTTTCAACCTGCTGCGTCAGCTGACGCCGCTTTTGCTGATCAGCATCGGGATGCTGCTGGTCATCAATACCGGCGGCATCGATCTTTCGGTCGGCGCAATCGCGGCGGCCGGCGGTCTCGCCGTTGCGATCATGATCCCGCTTCTGCCCTTTGACGGCTTTGCCGCCGTGCTCACCGGTGTCCTTGCCATGCTGATCTTCGGCGGGCTGCTTGGGGCGTTCAACGGGGCTCTCGTGGCATGGTTCCAGCTGGCACCCTTTGTTGTGACGCTGGCCATGATGACCATCGCACGTGGCATGACCTATATGATGTCGAACGGTCAGCCGGTACGCCTGCCTTATGAGCTGGAGGCAACCGCAATTTTTGATGCCTTCGGCAGCGGCGGGCTGCCCTGGCTCCGGCTGCCCTGGCCGGTTGTGCTGTCGATCCTGGTGATCGCCTGCTTCTGGTTCCTGATGCAGCGCATGGTTTTCGGCCGCATGGTGATCGCGACCGGCAGCAACGAGACGGCAGTGCGCCTCGCCGGCATTCCGCATCGCCGCTATATCTTCGCGGTTTACGTGATCAGCGGCGCATTGGCAGCCCTGGCCGGGATCGTCGTCACCTCGCGCACCGGGGTCGGAACGCCAGTGGCCGGTCTGGGCTTTGAGCTGGATGCGATTGCGGCCTGCGTGATCGGCGGCGCGCGGCTTTCGGGTGGCAAGGGCACGGTTATCAATACGGTGATCGGCGTCCTCGTGCTCGGTCTTATCGGCAATATCATGAACCTGATGAGCGTGCCGTCCTACCCGCAGCAGATCATCAAGGGCCTGATCATCGTCGCCGCCGTGATGCTGCAACGCTTTGGCCGCGACCGGGCCTGACCTTTTTCCCAGGCGCACGCGCCTTCTTTCAGAACTGAAACCACCTCCGGGCGCGATGTCGCGCCGGGACCAGGACGTTACATTCATCACAGGGAGGAACCAGATGAAATCCGTGAACACCAGACTGGCCGTTTTGCTGGCAAGCGCCATCGCAATCCCCGCAGGAATTGTCTCGGCTCAGGAAGCCGACAAGCCCGAGATCTACAAGCTGATGCCCGACACCGCGCTGTCCGGCCTTGTCGATCCCTATATGCCCGACCGCACCGATATCGACAAAGCCTGGCCGAAAACGCCGGCTGACCCGGCCAAGATCCAGGTCGGTTGGACCGAGATCACCATGGGCGGGCCGTTTTTCGTCGAACTGATCAAGGGCGCGCAAAAGACCGCGGAAGCCGGAAATATTGTGCTTGATGTGCAGGTGGCTGACGGCGACCTGCAACGTCAATGTGGTCATATCGACACGTTCATCACCCAGGGCAAAGATCTGATCGTCATCGATCCGACCGACACGCTGGGGGTAGCCTCCTGTATTAACCGGGCGGTGGATGCGGGCATTCCGGTGCTTGCCATCGGCACCGTTCCGTCGGACCGCGCGCGCATCCTGACCACCATCACGCCGAACCCCTATGAGAACGGCTTCCGCACCGGCGAATATGTCGGCCAGAATGCGGGAACCGACCCGATTGTTGCGGCTCTCATCGTTGGCGTGGTTGGCAATTCCACTTCGGAAAGCCGCCTCAACGGCATGGTGTCCGGCATGGTCTGGCAGCGCGTTCAGGATCTCGGCCTGGACATCTCTCGTGAAGAGGCAATGCTGCGTGGCTACAACCTCTTCCAGCAGGCGAAGAAATCGGGCGGATTCAACGATGAGGAGCTGAAGTTCCAGGTCGTCGCAATGGGCGAGGGCAACTGGACCGAGGAAGGCGGGCTTGCCGCGGCCGAGGATATTCTGACGGCGCATGGCAGCAAACTTACCCATATCCTTGCTGACAATGACTGGATGGGCATCGGCTCGCTGCGGGCGCTGCGCAATACCGGCATCGAGACGATCAAAGTTGCCACCTCTGCCGATGGCGCGCGGATCGCACTGGAAGAGATTAAGAAGGGCAATCTTCTGGTGACAGGCACCTTCTCGGGCGAGCAGACCGGCGTCTCTGCCGTGGCCTTTATCGATCAGATCTTCAACAAAGGGTTTGATGCGCAGAATCTGCCGCTGGGCAGCTATTTCCCGGCCTATGCCATCACCCCGGAAAATGTTGACGATTTCATCGATCCGAACCCGGAAAACCAGTTCTATAAGTATGAGGTTTCTCCGGTCCTCAATATCGGTGAGATCCGCGCCGCTGCGGGCGTGAACTGATCTGCCCTGATCCGGATGAGGGGGCCAATGGCCCCCTCTGACTCTGTTCTCCGGTCTTCTGGCCTTTTGCCTGCGCCAGGGACAGCCCTTCCCTTCAGCATGAGGCCTGTGAATGTCCGCCCATCTCTCCAAGCCCCTCGTCATGATCACCGGCGCCAGTGCAGGGATCGGTTCTGAAATTGCCCGCACCTTTGCCGCCGCCGGATATCCATTGCTGCTCCTGGCGCGGCGGCGCGAAAAGCTGCTGGATCTCGGCCTTGCCAACGCTGTCTGCTGCGAGGCGGATGTGCGGGACCGGGACAGCATCCGCGCGGCCATTGTCGAAGGCGAGGCGCAGTCCGGCCCGGTCGATGTGCTGATCAACAATGCCGGCATTTCGCGCCTGGCACGGCTTGATGATCAGGATCCGGAAGACTGGCGCGATCTGATCGACATCAATGTGACCGGTGTTCTGAACTGCATGCATGCGGTTCTGCCCGCAATGAAGGCCCGCCGGCATGGAACCATCGTCAATATGTCGTCGATTGCCGGACGCAAGGTCTATCCTTTCCACGATGTCTATGGCGGCACCAAGCATTTTGTTCACGCTGTCAGCGACGGGGTGCGGGGCGCATCGGCAGAGTTCAATGTGCGGGTGATGACCGTGTCTCCGGGCATCACCAAATCCGAGATCGACAAAACCATCACCGATCCCGCAGCCTATGCTGTCTGGTCCGCTGATCGCGACCGGATGGAGGGGGGGATCGACGCAACCCATGTGGCCTCGGCGATCCTGTTCGCCTGCCAGCTGCCGCAATCGGTCAATCTTCAGGAACTGACGATTACTGCGACCGCTCAGGCCTATTGATGCACCCAGCTCAGCCGCGGAGAATACCCTGACGTGCAGCCGTTTGCGCTGCTCTGGCAGATCCTGCGTCGGATCCGTTCGCGCCTGATCAGGTTGAGAGCGCGCTCGTCGACTGCGTTGTCGTGGCAGTTTCCACGGCGGATTCGGGAACCTGCGCTTTCAGGCACAGAGCGAGGGCTTGCTCACCCGAGGCCGGTCCGAAACGTCGCCGACCGGATTGCCCGCCCGGTCGTCCGGGCGAGTGCATCGCGCCTGAGCCCGTCGGTGAAATTAGATCTGCCCATCATGGTCTCATTGCCTCAAAATCAGCGAAGAAGGTGTCCATGATACATGGGACTATTCATCGGCCAGCCTCACGGATTGCACCGGCATCCGCACTCCTGTCGTCTGAAGGATTTGTATCAGGCCACGTTGTACTATGCACCAGACGCCAGGAGGCCTTGCAGCCCGTCGACGGGCCCACCGGTCAGGCCTTCCGGATGGGCAAATATGTGATCCCGCGCTGAGGGCTCCCCCCTGTGGCCGGTCTGATAGCTCCCTGGCGGCGCGGCAATATGTGCGGCGCTGATAGCCCTGGCTTTCGGAATTTCAGGATCTGGCATACCTTTGGCGCCAGGGGTCAGATCAGGGTAAAGCATATGACACTCAGCGGTGGCCCTGGATACGCTCAGGACCACCGCTGAGTACCGAACCTGCCGGGCGGCAGCGACAGGTATCAGTTCTCGACCGCGCCGATTTGCCAGATAAAGACCGGCTCGGTGCCATTGACCGCGTGATCACCGAGGATACGCTCTTTGTAGATCAACGGGTTATGGTTCGCGGCGGTCCGGGCATTGCGCCAATAGCGGTCCAGCCCGAGCGCGGTATCCGCCGCCGAGGCGCTCAGCGCGTTGAAGAGGTCGCTGGTTGCCCGCAGCGCGAGCTCTGCCGCCGCAACCTGAGCTTCGGCCGAAGCCAGCTCCGCCGCGATATTGGCGGCGTCATCGGCGGCCTTGTCATCCGCCAGCGAGGTTTCATAGGCGCGATCCGCTGCGCGGGCGGCCTCGATGGTGGCGGCGCGGGCGGCAGAGGCAAAAGCGCGCGCGCGGCCCACGACCTGCAGGACCTGCGGATCCTGGCGGGCCACCGTGCCAGAGCCGTGCGAGAAGGCGCGTTTGCGGGCGGCGACCTTGCCCGCGACATCCTGCACCGCCGCCAGCGCCGCCCCGGACAGCACCGCATCCAGCACCAGCTGATAATAGGCGGTCTGATAGCGGAAGCGGGTCTCGAACGGCACGAGCCCCTCGGCCTCCAGCGCCGCTCCTTTGAACGTGGTGGTGCCGGTTCCGGTCAGCTTCTGGCCAAAGCCGGTCCAGTCATCCAGCCGGTCGATCCCCGGCTGATCGGCGCGCAGGATCGCCACCACCGGCGCCCCATTGTCTGAACGCACCGCGTAAGTGTCGATCCAGTCTGCAAAGATCGTACCAGTCGAATAGTATTTCTCACCATCGACCCGAAAGCCCTCCCCCTCGGGCGTGACTTTGGTAATGGTTTCGCCCAGCTTCACCTTGCCAATTTCCGACCAGGCATTGCCGGCGATCTCGCCCTTGCCAAATCGGCGGAGCCAGACCTCACCCTCGGCCCGCGGCGCCACCAGCCGGTCCTCGACCAGCGCGAAATGGCCGCGCAGCGCCTGGACGATATTGGTATCCGCCGCCGCAAGGTCGATCAGCAGATCGAAGAACTGCTCAAGGCTTGCGCCGGAACCGCCGAATTCAACCGGCACCCGCAGCGCGGTGAACCCGGCCTCTTTCAGCCATTTGATCTGCTCAAACGGCAATTGCCGCTCGCGCTCGCGCTGGTTGGCGCCCTCACGGATGCGTTCGAACAGCGGTGCGAAACGGGCCTTCAGCGCGGCCAGATCGGGAAGCGTCGCGGGCTGAAAGCTGGTTTCCTGTTTCGTCATTTTAGGGACTCCGGTTGCACCAGCCCGCCCTGCCCGGCGCAGTGGCGCCGGGGGCATCATGGCTGGTCGATGGGCTTATCGGCAGGCGCTGCTTTATTCTGCAGCGAAGGTTTGTTTTTTGCGGGCTTCGATGTCGCGGACGCGGGTGAGGACGTGTTTTCCGAAATAATCGACTTCCTCTTGGAAATGCAGGAAGCCGAGAAGGATGAGGTCGGCGCCGGCCTCTTTCAGGCCGACGATGCGTTCGGCGACCTGGTCGGGCGTGCCGATCAGGTTGGAGCGGAAGCCGTCATTATATTGTACGAGATCCTCGAAGGAGGATTTCGCCCAGTTGCCCTCGCCCTCGGGGCTGGCGCGGCCGGCATTCACCACCTGTCCGGCAAAGCCCCTGACGGCTTCGGGATTGGCCTTCGCGATGATCTCCTGCAGCACTGCCTGCGCTTCGGCTTCTGTCTCGCGCACGATGGCGAAGGCGTTGATGCCGACCTTCACCTTATGCCCGTTCGCCGCCGCTTTCGTGCGGATATCCTCGACCTGGGTACGCAGCCCCTCTGGCGTATTGCCATTGGTGAAATACCAGTCCGAGACCCGTGCCGCCATATCCCGCGCCGCGCGTGACGAGCCGCCCTGGAAGATTTCCGGTTGCGGATCAACGGGTTTGGGCTTCAGACTATAGTCGCTGAAGCGGTAGAAATCGCCCCGGAAGGTAAAGCTCTCCTCGCTCCAGATGCCGCGCAGCGCCCGGATGAATTCCTCGGATCTCCGGTAGCGCTCATCATGATCCAGCCAGGGCTCGCCGATCGCCGCGAACTCGCCCCGGAACCAGCCCGAGACCACATTGACCGCGATCCGCCCGCCCGAGAGATGGCTGATCGTGGCGATTTGCTTTGCCGCCAGCGCCGGGTTCCAGGGGCCGGGAAGCAGCGCCGCGATCACCTTCAGCCGTTCGGTATGGGCCAGAAGATCCTGGCTGAATGAGACGGATTCATGTTGGTTTTCAGCGCCGTAGCCGGCGGTAAAGCGGATCTGGCTCAGCGCATATTCAAAGCCTGCCGCTTCGGCGATCTGCGCCAGTCTGCGGTTATATTCCGGCGTCCAGCTGGTGCGCTGTTCGATATCCGAGATCACGAGGCCGCCCGATACATTGGGCACCCAATAGGCGAATTTGACGGGATCGGAGGTCATATGCAGCCCCTGTGAAACGGGATATTCTGTGAAACGGGTTATTCGGCGGCGGCGCGGATCCGCGCGGCCCTGGGGAAAATCGTGCTGAATTCGTCAATGGCGCGGGCGAGCCGGTTCAGCGCCGGGTCCGATACCAGCCGCCCCTCGCTGAAATCGCGGTCCGAGACATGCACGGCGGTCGAGAGCACGCGGGCCTCGAAAAAGGCAAATAGCGGCCGCAGCTGATGTTCCACCGCCAGCGCATGTTTCTCGCCCCCGCCGGTCGCGGCGATCAGCACCGGCTTGCGGAGCAGCGCGGCGGGGTCGATCAGATCGATCAGATGTTTGAAAAGACCGGGATAAGAGCCTTTGTAGATCGGCGTCGCGACGATCAGCGCATCGGCCTGCAAAAGCGTATCGAGATTGTGCCGCGCCTGCGGGCTGAGGTCATCGGCGCGCCGCGCCCGGCCCAGATCCTCGCCGAAATCGGCGATCTCGAACAGGGTTGTGCGCGCCTGCAGCCCGGCCCCGGCCAGATCCAGCGCCTGCCCGACCAGCGCACGCGTTTTCGACGGCGCGGTGATATTCCCCGCAAGACCCACGATATGAAGTTCGGACATGCAGCTTTCCTCAATCCCGACAAGCACCGTCGTGATAAGGCCCGAGTACCTCAACGCGCCATTCCAAATTCAGCCAAACCGCAGTGGGTTTCTTTCCTGGGTCTCCGCGCGTGTCTCCTGCTGGTAATTGCGGAACACGCGGAAACAGGACAGTTGTTTTCTGATTGCCCGCATTTGCAGCAGATTGTCACTGTCCCATCATGGCCCCGTGGGCAGGATCGGCTGCAAAGAGCGGAAGAATAATATTCGTGGCTTCACGGCGTTCCGGCACAGTAAACTGCACAGCCCCGCCATTGCCCGCCAGAACTGTCGGCATTTCCGGGGCGTGATGCGCCCCGGTGCGCGGCTCAGCGCCACCACCGGCTCCGGCGCGCTTCGGGATGGGTCGTCAGATTGCCGAAGGTGATTCCAATCAGTGTCAGGCGCGGTCAGTCCGGCGACTGAAGCAAGTCGTTTCATCATCCTGCTTCGGGATGGGGTCGCTTCGACGGGGCATGATCTGATTGGGTCAGTTCAAAAGCGAGGACAAAGCCCGGTCACCGCGACGACGCGCAGGGTCTGGATGTCGGCCAGCTCCAGGTGTGGTTTGCGACCGCGTGGCCGCTATATTGCCCCGCCGCTGCGCGGTTCCGGGGCGTCTTTTGTGAGGATTTCGGACCGCCGCCCGGCCGTCCCTCGGGCAGGCAGTGCCGGCGCGGTTTTGCGCAAAAACCGGCAGTGTTGCGCGGTTAATGGCGGCGGCCCTGGCAAGAGCAGTCAGACGGCGCATGGTGCTGGTCCTTTCGGGGACGGAATTGCGACTGAGATACTGGCCCCGAGGAAAACAGCTAGGACCAGATATCGGAACGGGCGAGGATCACTCAGGTCGCGGCGTGCCTGGCTGGGGCCAGATTCCGGGGCGAAGCCAGGCGTCAGGCCCGGACCATGGCATCCGCCCCTTGCATCTTTTGGCGGTGTCTCGGCTATGATCATCCGGGTAAGGTGACCCTCGAGCATCTTTGCCCGCAACGTGGCGGCGGCAGCTTGCAACCGGACAGCCTTTTCGCCTTTTGAAATGGCGCGTTCGGCGATCCATTCGGCCATTCAACCAGCTCTCATCCCGGCTGGCGCGCGCGCCGGAGAGCCGGATGCGGCTGGTTGCGGCTGCCGGTCATGATCTGCGAACACCGATGACGCGGATGAGGACGACCGCAGCCGCTGGCTGGCCGATCTGGCAGAGCCGGATCAGATTGCTGACAGCGCCATCCGGCTGCTGCGCGAAGAGGGCGGCGGCGATCTGACGGAACCGCT
This DNA window, taken from Rhodobacter sp. 24-YEA-8, encodes the following:
- a CDS encoding sugar ABC transporter substrate-binding protein, translating into MKSVNTRLAVLLASAIAIPAGIVSAQEADKPEIYKLMPDTALSGLVDPYMPDRTDIDKAWPKTPADPAKIQVGWTEITMGGPFFVELIKGAQKTAEAGNIVLDVQVADGDLQRQCGHIDTFITQGKDLIVIDPTDTLGVASCINRAVDAGIPVLAIGTVPSDRARILTTITPNPYENGFRTGEYVGQNAGTDPIVAALIVGVVGNSTSESRLNGMVSGMVWQRVQDLGLDISREEAMLRGYNLFQQAKKSGGFNDEELKFQVVAMGEGNWTEEGGLAAAEDILTAHGSKLTHILADNDWMGIGSLRALRNTGIETIKVATSADGARIALEEIKKGNLLVTGTFSGEQTGVSAVAFIDQIFNKGFDAQNLPLGSYFPAYAITPENVDDFIDPNPENQFYKYEVSPVLNIGEIRAAAGVN
- the sfnG gene encoding dimethylsulfone monooxygenase SfnG, whose amino-acid sequence is MTSDPVKFAYWVPNVSGGLVISDIEQRTSWTPEYNRRLAQIAEAAGFEYALSQIRFTAGYGAENQHESVSFSQDLLAHTERLKVIAALLPGPWNPALAAKQIATISHLSGGRIAVNVVSGWFRGEFAAIGEPWLDHDERYRRSEEFIRALRGIWSEESFTFRGDFYRFSDYSLKPKPVDPQPEIFQGGSSRAARDMAARVSDWYFTNGNTPEGLRTQVEDIRTKAAANGHKVKVGINAFAIVRETEAEAQAVLQEIIAKANPEAVRGFAGQVVNAGRASPEGEGNWAKSSFEDLVQYNDGFRSNLIGTPDQVAERIVGLKEAGADLILLGFLHFQEEVDYFGKHVLTRVRDIEARKKQTFAAE
- a CDS encoding SDR family oxidoreductase, which codes for MSAHLSKPLVMITGASAGIGSEIARTFAAAGYPLLLLARRREKLLDLGLANAVCCEADVRDRDSIRAAIVEGEAQSGPVDVLINNAGISRLARLDDQDPEDWRDLIDINVTGVLNCMHAVLPAMKARRHGTIVNMSSIAGRKVYPFHDVYGGTKHFVHAVSDGVRGASAEFNVRVMTVSPGITKSEIDKTITDPAAYAVWSADRDRMEGGIDATHVASAILFACQLPQSVNLQELTITATAQAY
- a CDS encoding ABC transporter permease; translation: MTRTAASSGSGQVTGFLVRNSSVVMLVLLIIASAILSDAFLSRGNIFNLLRQLTPLLLISIGMLLVINTGGIDLSVGAIAAAGGLAVAIMIPLLPFDGFAAVLTGVLAMLIFGGLLGAFNGALVAWFQLAPFVVTLAMMTIARGMTYMMSNGQPVRLPYELEATAIFDAFGSGGLPWLRLPWPVVLSILVIACFWFLMQRMVFGRMVIATGSNETAVRLAGIPHRRYIFAVYVISGALAALAGIVVTSRTGVGTPVAGLGFELDAIAACVIGGARLSGGKGTVINTVIGVLVLGLIGNIMNLMSVPSYPQQIIKGLIIVAAVMLQRFGRDRA
- a CDS encoding acyl-CoA dehydrogenase family protein, whose translation is MTKQETSFQPATLPDLAALKARFAPLFERIREGANQRERERQLPFEQIKWLKEAGFTALRVPVEFGGSGASLEQFFDLLIDLAAADTNIVQALRGHFALVEDRLVAPRAEGEVWLRRFGKGEIAGNAWSEIGKVKLGETITKVTPEGEGFRVDGEKYYSTGTIFADWIDTYAVRSDNGAPVVAILRADQPGIDRLDDWTGFGQKLTGTGTTTFKGAALEAEGLVPFETRFRYQTAYYQLVLDAVLSGAALAAVQDVAGKVAARKRAFSHGSGTVARQDPQVLQVVGRARAFASAARAATIEAARAADRAYETSLADDKAADDAANIAAELASAEAQVAAAELALRATSDLFNALSASAADTALGLDRYWRNARTAANHNPLIYKERILGDHAVNGTEPVFIWQIGAVEN
- a CDS encoding NAD(P)H-dependent oxidoreductase, which codes for MSELHIVGLAGNITAPSKTRALVGQALDLAGAGLQARTTLFEIADFGEDLGRARRADDLSPQARHNLDTLLQADALIVATPIYKGSYPGLFKHLIDLIDPAALLRKPVLIAATGGGEKHALAVEHQLRPLFAFFEARVLSTAVHVSDRDFSEGRLVSDPALNRLARAIDEFSTIFPRAARIRAAAE